The genomic region CGCCGTCGGACGCGTAGACGAGCACGCGGTCGGGCAGCACCTCGACGCGGTCGCCGTACCCGGCGATCTCGCGCGACGCGGACTCGTTGCGGTCGGAGCCGAAGCGCACCTCGAGCACCTCGCGGCTCGAGTGGTCGCGGATGAGGGACGCGGGCGAGCCCTCCGCCATGATGCGGCCCTCGTCGACCACGACGATGCGGTCGCACAGCTGCTCGGCCTCGTCCATGTAGTGCGTGGTCAGCACGAGCGTCGTGCCCTGCTCCTTGAGGCGGAACAGGCGGTCCCACAGGATGTGGCGGGCCTGCGGGTCGAGGCCCGTCGTCGGCTCGTCGAGCAGCAGGATCCGCGGGTCGCTGATGAGGGCGCGCGCGATCGTGAGGCGTCGCTTCATGCCGCCGGAGAGGTCGTCGACCTTGGCGCCGGCGCGGTCGCTCAGCTGCGCGAACTCGAGCAGCTCGTCGGCGCGCGCCGCGACCTGCTTCCGCGGCAGGCCGAAGTAGCGGCCGTAGACGATGAGGTTGTCGCGCGCCTTGAGCTCCAGGTCGAGGTTGTCGGCCTGCGGCACGACGCCCAGCTGCGAGCGGATCTCCGGTCCGTGCGTGTCGGGGTCGAGCCCGAGGATGTCGAGGGACCCTCCCGTGCGCGAGGAGACCGCGCCGATCATGCGCATGGTCGTGGACTTCCCGGCGCCGTTCGGGCCGAGCAGCCCGAAGGACTCGCCGGGCGCGACCTCGAAGGAGAGGCCGTCGACGGCGACGTGGTCGCCGTACTTCTTCACGAGGCGGTCGGCGGTGATGACGGGGGTGGGCACGGAAAGCCAGCCTAGGGAGCGGAGCGGGTTTCCACCATGGGCAGGAATGCGGGATCGCGGCGGCCGCACGCGGCGGGGCCGGGCCACGGCCACGGCCCGCGGCTCACGCGTCGCGGCGCAGGAGGGACAGCGCCGCCGCGGCGCCGAGCGCCCCCGTCCACGCGAGCATGACCAGCGCGCCCGGCACCGGATCCAGCAGCCCCACCCCGGGGTAGGCGGTGAGGAGCTGGATCCCGGCGAGGTCCGGCAGGTACCGCACCGCCGGCACGAGCCCGACGAGCGAGACCGTGAGCCCCAGGACGAGCGGCACCAGGACCACGAGCGGCACCACGAGCGACCGCGTGAGCACGGTGACCGAAGCGGCGAGCAGGCCGATGAGCGCGAAGTTCACGACGACCCCGACGAGGTTCCCCGCCATCCCCGCGGTGAGACCCGACACGGGCGGGCCGTCGTCGCCCCGCGCCGCGTGCGCGACGAGCACCGCCGCGCTCGCCCCGAGGATCGCCACGACGGCGGCGAGCGCCGCGACGACGACGGCCTTCGCGGCGAGCGCGACCCCGCGTCGCGGGACCGCCAGCAGGGTGGACCGCAGCTGCCCGTCCACGTGCTCGGTGCCCGTGAGGAGGACGGCCGCGAGGATCACGAGCGGCTGCGCGAGGCCCGCCGTGGAGAAGCCGAGGGACTCCACCGGGACCGCGCCCGCGGCGCCGGCCGCGGGATCCGCCGCGAGCGCCTGGACGACGGTGACGATCGGCGGGACCAGCACCGCGGCGAGCGCGGTCGCCTGCACGCTGCGCAGCGTGCGGCCCTTCGTGACCTCCATGCGGATCGCCCGGCCGAGGGCGCTCATGCGTCCCGCCGGGCGAAGACCACGAGCGCGACGCCGAGGAGCACGACGGCCCACGCGGCCTGCACCAGGCCGCCGACCACGGGCGGGAGGTAGGCCCCAGCGGCCGGGTCGGAGTACATGGCCGCCCCCGCCGTGACCGGGAGGAACCGCGCGCCCGCCCACGCTCCCGCGAGGAGGTCGCCGATGCCGACCACGAGCGGCAGCAGGAGGACGAGCGGGAGGATCGCCGTCCTCGCCAGCGACCCGATCGCGAACGCCATGAGCGCCGTGAGCACCCACGCGAGGGTCACGCCGCCGAGGTGCACCCAGATGGCCGGCGTCAGCCGCCACGGGTCGACGTCCCCACCCGAGGACGCGTGGGTGATCACGATGGCGCCCCACATGGTCAGGGACGCGACGACCGCGGTGACGACGGCCAGCAGGGCGGCCGAGACGACGAACACGGGGACACGGCGCGGGGAGGCGAGCAGCGTGCTGCGGATCTGCCGTCCGGCGCCGTGCTCCCCACCCGCCCAGAGCGCCCCGAGCGCCACGATGAGGACGTAGCCGAAGCCCGCCATCTCGAACCCCTGGTACTCGGTCGGGATGGGGACGGAGGAGAACAGCCGCGGGTCGTCGGCCGGGATGTCGGCGCCGGACGCGGCGTTCGTCCACGCCATGGGCCACGTGGCGAGGACCGCCACGGCGGCGAGGATCGGCATCGCCCGCAGCGTGCGCGCCTTCGTCAGCTCGGAGGCGGCCAGGCCCCGGACGCTCATGCGCGATCCCGGGACGCCACGTCGCCGGACCGGTGGTCGGCCCCGCCCTCCGTGAGGGCGAAGAACGCGCTCTCGAGCGAGGGGAAGCCGGTCGTGATCTCCGCGGACCCGCCCTGCGCGACCACGCGTCCGCGCGCGATGACGACGAAATCGTCCGCGGTGTCCTCCATCTCGCTCATCAGGTGGCTGGACACGAGCACCGTGCGCCCCTCGTCGGCCATGCCGCGGAGGAACCGGCGGATCCACCGGATGCCGTCCGGGTCGAGGCCGTTGGTGGGCTCGTCCAGCACCAGGATCTGCGGGTCGCCGAGGAGCGCCGCCGCGATGCCGAGCCGCTGCCCCATGCCGAGGGAGAGGCTGCCGACGCGGGTGCGCCGCTCGCCGGGGAGGCCGACGACCTCGAGGACCTCGTCCATGCGGCGACGCGGGAGCCCGTTGCTCTGCGCCATCCAGGTGAGGTGCGCGGCGACGGTGCGGCCGCGGTTCGCGCCCGGCCCGTCGAGCATCGCGCCGACCGTCAGCAGGG from Clavibacter michiganensis subsp. insidiosus harbors:
- a CDS encoding ABC transporter ATP-binding protein, which translates into the protein MPTPVITADRLVKKYGDHVAVDGLSFEVAPGESFGLLGPNGAGKSTTMRMIGAVSSRTGGSLDILGLDPDTHGPEIRSQLGVVPQADNLDLELKARDNLIVYGRYFGLPRKQVAARADELLEFAQLSDRAGAKVDDLSGGMKRRLTIARALISDPRILLLDEPTTGLDPQARHILWDRLFRLKEQGTTLVLTTHYMDEAEQLCDRIVVVDEGRIMAEGSPASLIRDHSSREVLEVRFGSDRNESASREIAGYGDRVEVLPDRVLVYASDGEAVLSRILEQGLKPITTLVRRSSLEDVFLRLTGRSLVE
- a CDS encoding ABC transporter permease, translated to MSALGRAIRMEVTKGRTLRSVQATALAAVLVPPIVTVVQALAADPAAGAAGAVPVESLGFSTAGLAQPLVILAAVLLTGTEHVDGQLRSTLLAVPRRGVALAAKAVVVAALAAVVAILGASAAVLVAHAARGDDGPPVSGLTAGMAGNLVGVVVNFALIGLLAASVTVLTRSLVVPLVVLVPLVLGLTVSLVGLVPAVRYLPDLAGIQLLTAYPGVGLLDPVPGALVMLAWTGALGAAAALSLLRRDA
- a CDS encoding ABC transporter ATP-binding protein gives rise to the protein MIQISHLVKRRRGRTHVDDVSFDVRPGRVTGLLGPNGAGKSSTMRVLLGLDAATSGTALIGGVPYRALRDPLLTVGAMLDGPGANRGRTVAAHLTWMAQSNGLPRRRMDEVLEVVGLPGERRTRVGSLSLGMGQRLGIAAALLGDPQILVLDEPTNGLDPDGIRWIRRFLRGMADEGRTVLVSSHLMSEMEDTADDFVVIARGRVVAQGGSAEITTGFPSLESAFFALTEGGADHRSGDVASRDRA